Proteins encoded within one genomic window of Gloeobacter kilaueensis JS1:
- a CDS encoding SRPBCC family protein, with protein MTITRSAGNGRNVGEGERWVSLGSGAVLTLYGLSRGNFGGFLLALLGGGLIYRGASGNCQLYRALGVSTASGASSQPVTVQHAVTINKPVEKVYRFWRDFENLPRFMQHLESVKVYDQERSHWIAKAPAGGKVEWDAEIIDEQENERIAWRSIAPADIDNSGVVRFAPAPEGRGTTVSVELTYAPPAGKVGAALLKLTGEEPDNQVKEDLRLFKQVMEAGEIATTVGQPDGRR; from the coding sequence ATGACAATTACACGCAGCGCAGGTAACGGACGCAATGTCGGGGAGGGGGAGCGCTGGGTCTCGCTCGGCAGCGGGGCGGTGCTCACACTCTACGGGCTGTCGCGGGGCAACTTTGGCGGCTTTTTGCTGGCTCTGCTCGGCGGCGGCCTGATTTATCGGGGGGCGAGTGGCAACTGCCAGCTTTATCGTGCCCTGGGCGTCAGCACCGCGAGCGGGGCGAGCAGCCAGCCGGTGACCGTCCAACATGCCGTCACAATTAACAAACCCGTCGAGAAGGTCTATCGCTTCTGGCGCGACTTTGAGAATCTGCCCCGGTTCATGCAGCACCTGGAGTCGGTGAAAGTCTACGACCAGGAGCGCTCGCACTGGATTGCAAAAGCACCGGCTGGCGGCAAGGTCGAGTGGGACGCTGAGATCATCGACGAGCAAGAAAACGAGCGGATCGCCTGGCGCTCGATTGCCCCGGCAGACATCGACAACAGTGGTGTCGTGCGCTTTGCCCCTGCTCCCGAGGGCCGGGGAACGACGGTGAGCGTCGAACTCACCTACGCACCGCCCGCCGGTAAAGTCGGCGCGGCCCTGCTCAAGCTCACCGGCGAGGAGCCAGACAATCAGGTCAAAGAGGATCTGCGGCTCTTTAAGCAGGTGATGGAAGCGGGTGAAATCGCCACCACCGTCGGCCAGCCGGACGGACGGCGCTAG
- the aguB gene encoding N-carbamoylputrescine amidase, with protein sequence MSSTIAVAAIQAALTTDTASNVKHIAGFVREAAARGAQVVLPSELFENHYFCTVERDAFFDLAHPVSEHPTIGYFQALAAELGVVIPVSFFERAGQAHYNSIAIIDADGTNLGVYRKSHIPDGPGYEEKFYFRPGNTGFKVWPTRYGTIGVGICWDQWFPEAARAMVLMGAEVLFYPTAIGSEPEAPDLDTKDPWQRAMIGHAVANAVPVVAANRVGTEGGQIFYGSSFIADVRGDRVAELDRTGEGVIVASFDRDALRRYRASFGFFRDRRPELYGILSSADGGGQ encoded by the coding sequence ATGTCTTCTACAATTGCTGTCGCTGCTATCCAGGCGGCTCTCACCACCGATACCGCAAGCAACGTCAAGCACATCGCCGGTTTCGTGCGCGAGGCGGCGGCGCGGGGGGCACAGGTCGTGCTGCCCTCGGAGCTTTTTGAGAACCATTATTTTTGTACTGTCGAGCGCGACGCCTTCTTCGATCTGGCTCATCCGGTGAGCGAGCATCCGACGATCGGCTACTTTCAGGCGCTCGCCGCCGAGTTGGGCGTCGTTATCCCGGTGTCGTTTTTTGAGCGGGCCGGTCAGGCCCACTACAACAGCATTGCAATCATCGACGCCGACGGCACCAACCTCGGCGTTTATCGCAAGAGCCATATCCCCGACGGCCCCGGCTACGAAGAAAAGTTTTACTTTCGCCCCGGCAACACCGGCTTCAAAGTCTGGCCAACCCGCTATGGCACGATTGGCGTCGGCATCTGCTGGGATCAGTGGTTTCCGGAGGCGGCGCGGGCGATGGTCCTGATGGGGGCGGAGGTGCTCTTTTATCCGACGGCGATCGGTAGCGAGCCAGAAGCGCCCGATCTCGATACAAAAGATCCCTGGCAGCGGGCGATGATCGGCCACGCCGTCGCCAACGCCGTGCCGGTGGTGGCGGCCAATCGGGTCGGCACCGAGGGGGGCCAGATCTTCTACGGCAGCTCGTTTATCGCCGATGTCCGGGGCGACAGGGTGGCAGAACTCGATCGCACCGGTGAAGGGGTGATCGTCGCCAGCTTCGATCGGGACGCCCTGCGCCGCTACCGCGCCTCCTTCGGTTTCTTTCGCGACCGGAGACCAGAGCTGTACGGCATCCTGTCGTCCGCCGATGGCGGGGGGCAGTAG
- a CDS encoding AAA family ATPase, with amino-acid sequence MLKRLYFENWKSFHSGELPIDPLTVLIGTNASGKSNALDALEFLNRSASSKDLQVCLAGELDMPSLRGGAEWASLKPKDRFTLKSLIGGEDERTDYLYSITVETIPHIQLLAESLSRLKKRSHSAHSSEIRLFWTDELAHASPSVVARLYNGKGGSKKEFRRSASILSQLSGLTLQKDLSLGIETVVQTLQEIFILDPIPARMRNYSLLSDRLQSDASNIAGVLAALPEETSKRVEQELSRYISELPEKDIVKVWAEKVGRFETDAMLYCRESWVPEEPPTEIDARAMSDGTLRFLAILTALLTRPEGSQIVVEEVDNGLHPSRSNLLLKVLRELGESRKIDVLVTTHNPALLDELGTEMIPFVVVSHRDPNTGESKLTLLEDVRNLPKLLATGPIGKLSSKGLIERNLSEKAS; translated from the coding sequence ATGCTTAAGCGACTTTACTTCGAGAATTGGAAAAGTTTCCACAGCGGCGAGCTGCCGATCGATCCTTTAACGGTTCTGATTGGAACGAATGCCAGCGGCAAATCGAACGCACTCGATGCTCTAGAGTTTCTCAATAGAAGTGCCAGCAGCAAAGATCTGCAAGTTTGTCTTGCCGGAGAGCTTGACATGCCTTCACTTAGGGGAGGAGCTGAATGGGCATCATTGAAGCCAAAGGACCGCTTTACGCTCAAGTCTCTTATTGGTGGGGAGGACGAACGAACAGATTACCTGTATTCGATTACAGTTGAGACGATTCCTCACATACAATTGCTTGCAGAATCTCTCTCGCGGCTTAAGAAAAGGAGCCATTCAGCCCATTCATCAGAAATTCGTTTGTTCTGGACAGATGAACTCGCTCACGCGAGTCCAAGTGTCGTGGCAAGATTGTATAACGGCAAGGGAGGTTCTAAGAAAGAATTTAGACGATCCGCTTCCATTTTAAGTCAGTTATCTGGATTAACCTTGCAAAAGGATTTATCGCTTGGAATCGAAACAGTAGTCCAAACATTGCAAGAAATTTTTATCCTCGATCCTATCCCTGCTAGAATGCGCAATTACTCGTTATTGTCTGACAGACTGCAAAGTGACGCTTCAAACATTGCTGGAGTGCTTGCTGCACTACCAGAGGAAACAAGCAAAAGAGTAGAGCAAGAACTTTCCAGGTATATCTCTGAACTACCTGAGAAGGATATTGTGAAGGTTTGGGCTGAGAAGGTCGGTCGCTTTGAAACAGATGCGATGCTTTATTGCCGTGAATCCTGGGTGCCGGAGGAGCCACCGACTGAAATCGATGCAAGAGCAATGTCAGATGGAACATTGAGATTTCTGGCCATTTTAACAGCACTATTGACGCGGCCTGAGGGCAGTCAGATAGTTGTTGAAGAAGTTGATAATGGTTTGCATCCCTCGCGCTCAAATCTGCTGCTAAAGGTACTGAGAGAGCTGGGAGAGAGTAGAAAGATCGATGTTCTGGTTACGACGCATAACCCTGCACTCTTGGATGAACTGGGCACTGAGATGATTCCCTTCGTCGTCGTTTCTCACCGTGACCCAAACACAGGCGAGAGCAAGTTGACACTCTTGGAAGATGTACGGAACTTGCCAAAGCTGCTTGCTACAGGTCCAATTGGGAAGCTTAGCTCTAAAGGACTGATCGAGCGCAACCTGTCCGAGAAAGCATCTTGA
- a CDS encoding agmatine deiminase family protein — MAAACAYHQPAEWQPHAACWLAWPSDASLWEQKLPKAQQEFAALCRAIADPDPRTGERRGEQLEILVPDAEREQEARLALEDLSARFHRIPFGDIWLRDTAPIFVVDSQDRLSTVRFAFNGWGNKYILPGDSEVSEAIASRVGLMGRRFAWILEGGSVEVDGEGTCLTTRECLLNPNRNPGLDTAAIEKGLQEALGVRRVLWLERGLLNDHTDGHIDTLVRFVAPAKVVCMEACEPDDPNREVLEAIAEELSRFRDAQERPLEIARIPSPGRILDEDGTVMPASYVNFYIANRTVVVPTYGSPYDEEAVQKIGTLFPGRRTVGLSARAILSGGGAFHCITQQQPGL, encoded by the coding sequence ATGGCCGCTGCCTGCGCCTATCATCAGCCTGCCGAATGGCAGCCCCACGCCGCCTGCTGGCTTGCCTGGCCAAGCGACGCGAGCCTGTGGGAGCAAAAGTTGCCCAAGGCCCAGCAGGAGTTCGCCGCCCTCTGTCGGGCGATCGCCGATCCGGACCCGCGCACCGGTGAGCGACGGGGTGAGCAGCTTGAGATCCTCGTACCCGACGCCGAGCGGGAGCAGGAGGCCCGGCTCGCCCTCGAAGACCTGTCCGCCCGCTTTCACCGCATCCCCTTTGGTGATATCTGGCTTCGCGACACGGCTCCCATCTTTGTCGTAGATAGTCAGGACAGGCTTTCTACTGTCCGCTTCGCCTTCAATGGCTGGGGCAACAAGTACATCCTCCCAGGCGACAGCGAAGTATCCGAAGCGATTGCCAGCCGCGTCGGGCTCATGGGTCGGCGATTTGCCTGGATTCTTGAGGGCGGTTCGGTAGAAGTAGATGGCGAAGGCACCTGCCTCACCACCCGCGAGTGTCTGCTCAACCCCAATCGCAATCCGGGCCTGGATACCGCTGCGATCGAAAAGGGACTGCAGGAGGCGCTCGGCGTGCGCCGGGTGCTCTGGCTGGAGCGCGGACTCCTCAACGATCACACCGACGGTCACATCGACACGCTGGTGCGCTTCGTCGCTCCAGCAAAAGTCGTTTGCATGGAGGCGTGCGAGCCGGACGATCCGAACCGGGAGGTGCTCGAAGCGATTGCTGAAGAACTCAGTCGTTTTCGAGACGCCCAGGAGCGGCCCCTTGAAATCGCCCGCATTCCTTCTCCAGGACGCATTCTAGACGAAGATGGGACCGTGATGCCCGCGAGCTATGTCAACTTCTACATTGCCAACCGCACCGTCGTCGTGCCCACCTACGGCTCGCCCTACGACGAGGAAGCCGTCCAGAAAATTGGAACCCTTTTTCCTGGCCGCCGCACCGTTGGGCTCTCGGCGCGGGCGATCTTGAGTGGCGGCGGTGCCTTTCACTGCATTACCCAACAACAACCGGGGCTGTAG
- a CDS encoding DUF2239 family protein yields the protein MNDTEQTRYVAFANSERFAAGTLPQMAVAVKTAVDQGVPASILLFDEETGELVDLDLRGSLDDVRARYGQTKAQLPVSRGPGRPRLGVIAREVTLLPRHWEWLNTQPGGASVALRRLVDEARRTGAGRDRSRRSQEATYRFILAIAGDQPGFEEATRALFAGDRGRFVQCIQSWPPDVRNQAERLAADAFGDEG from the coding sequence ATGAACGACACCGAGCAGACCCGCTACGTTGCGTTTGCCAACTCCGAGCGCTTTGCGGCGGGCACACTGCCGCAGATGGCCGTGGCGGTCAAGACGGCGGTCGATCAAGGTGTGCCCGCCTCGATCTTGCTCTTTGACGAAGAAACTGGCGAGCTGGTCGATCTCGACCTGCGCGGCAGCCTCGACGACGTGCGCGCCCGCTACGGACAAACAAAAGCGCAACTGCCCGTTTCCCGTGGTCCGGGGCGACCGAGGCTGGGGGTGATTGCGCGCGAGGTAACGCTTTTGCCGCGCCACTGGGAATGGCTCAACACTCAACCGGGCGGCGCATCGGTCGCACTGCGCAGGCTCGTCGATGAAGCGCGCCGCACTGGTGCGGGGCGCGATCGCTCCCGCCGCTCCCAGGAGGCAACCTACCGCTTCATCCTTGCCATCGCAGGCGATCAGCCCGGCTTCGAGGAAGCGACGCGCGCCCTCTTCGCAGGCGATCGGGGCCGCTTCGTTCAGTGCATCCAGTCCTGGCCTCCGGACGTCCGCAATCAGGCGGAGCGGCTGGCAGCGGACGCTTTCGGCGACGAAGGGTAG
- a CDS encoding Hsp70 family protein translates to MNRWTVYSFDFGTSNTVVARWNRALGEAETLAVRALSQLEAPYLIPSLLYVEDAARGQVLVGQEVLARGLDNPADPRFFSNFKRGIGSTVQGFMPEIDGVALGFEKVGLWFLQRVIKALSEQDAPVEDVVFTVPVNSFEVYRQWLLESSSDLAAARIQLIDESTAAALGYGLEQGETVLVIDFGGGTLDLSLVQPAAIEEAADGFLIKWGRKIFSGKEKARTPTARVLAKVGRNLGGMDIDTWLADSLARQQKLPSGALLQRVAERLKIRLSSAETATEVYFDEDSLRTARITLDREQLEALLTARGFFGQLDESLDQLLQQARRRDLDIANIDAAILVGGSCRIPAVQQWAIRQLGAERVRSERVFEAVAHGALRVGRGLQVEDFLYHGYGVRYWDHRRSRHGWHPLFKAGQAYPTGNPLELVLGASVSNQPNIELVIGELGDGSDSAEVFFENGRLTLRASTAEQAVRPLNDSDEGRVIAQLEPPGFPGRDRVKVQLRIDAQRQLRITVEDLETRRTLMSDQPVIELR, encoded by the coding sequence TTGAATCGATGGACCGTGTACAGTTTTGATTTTGGGACGAGCAACACCGTGGTCGCTCGCTGGAACCGGGCGCTGGGCGAGGCGGAGACGCTGGCTGTGCGCGCTTTGAGCCAGCTGGAAGCGCCCTACCTCATCCCCAGCCTGCTCTACGTCGAAGATGCTGCCCGTGGCCAGGTGCTGGTCGGCCAGGAGGTGCTTGCCCGTGGCCTCGATAACCCGGCAGATCCCCGGTTTTTCAGCAACTTCAAGCGCGGCATCGGTTCAACCGTGCAGGGCTTCATGCCCGAGATCGACGGTGTGGCGCTTGGCTTCGAGAAAGTTGGGCTCTGGTTTTTACAGCGGGTGATAAAGGCGCTGAGCGAGCAGGACGCGCCGGTGGAGGACGTGGTCTTCACTGTGCCGGTCAACAGCTTCGAGGTCTATCGGCAGTGGCTCCTCGAAAGCTCCAGCGACCTTGCGGCGGCACGTATTCAGCTTATCGACGAATCGACCGCCGCCGCCCTCGGTTACGGCCTGGAGCAGGGGGAGACGGTCCTGGTCATCGACTTTGGGGGCGGGACGCTGGATCTGTCGCTGGTGCAACCGGCGGCGATCGAGGAGGCCGCCGACGGCTTTCTCATCAAGTGGGGCCGCAAGATCTTTAGCGGCAAAGAAAAGGCCCGCACCCCGACCGCCCGCGTCCTTGCCAAGGTAGGCCGCAACCTGGGCGGGATGGACATCGACACCTGGCTTGCCGATAGCCTCGCCCGCCAGCAGAAATTGCCCAGCGGCGCTTTGCTGCAGCGGGTGGCCGAGAGGCTTAAAATCCGGCTTTCGAGTGCCGAGACGGCAACGGAAGTGTACTTCGACGAGGACAGCCTGCGCACCGCCAGGATCACCCTCGATCGCGAGCAACTGGAGGCGCTACTTACCGCGCGCGGTTTTTTTGGCCAGCTCGACGAGAGCCTGGATCAACTCCTGCAGCAGGCCCGTCGCCGCGATCTCGATATAGCGAATATCGACGCGGCAATTCTAGTAGGTGGTAGCTGCCGCATCCCGGCGGTCCAGCAGTGGGCCATCCGGCAACTGGGGGCTGAGCGGGTGCGCAGCGAACGGGTCTTCGAGGCCGTCGCCCACGGGGCGCTGAGAGTCGGGCGCGGCCTGCAGGTCGAAGATTTTCTTTACCACGGCTACGGCGTGCGCTACTGGGATCACCGCCGCTCGCGCCACGGCTGGCACCCGCTATTTAAGGCAGGCCAGGCGTATCCGACCGGCAATCCGCTGGAGCTGGTACTGGGCGCTTCGGTCTCCAACCAGCCAAATATCGAACTGGTAATCGGTGAATTGGGCGACGGCAGCGACAGCGCCGAAGTTTTCTTTGAGAACGGGCGGCTCACCCTGCGCGCCAGTACTGCCGAGCAGGCGGTCCGGCCCCTCAACGACTCCGACGAGGGCCGGGTGATTGCCCAACTGGAGCCGCCCGGCTTTCCGGGGCGCGACCGGGTAAAGGTGCAGTTGCGCATCGACGCCCAGCGCCAGCTGCGGATCACCGTCGAAGACCTCGAGACCCGGCGGACGCTGATGAGCGATCAGCCGGTCATCGAATTGCGCTAG
- a CDS encoding GNAT family N-acetyltransferase, giving the protein MNLEVHPLLPDEAEAELDALAAILIDVVAGGSSVSFVAPLSPASARAFWQKLLPPIRQEQILLLGARRDDQLVGTVQLRLDTPPNQPHRAEVAKLLVHRQARRLGLGRRLMETLEVLARKHGRHLLTLDTESGSPAEFLYRSLGYQVSGIIPRYALCADGTRLCDTTIYYKWLE; this is encoded by the coding sequence ATGAACCTGGAAGTCCACCCGCTATTGCCCGACGAGGCCGAGGCCGAACTGGACGCCCTCGCTGCGATCTTGATCGATGTCGTGGCCGGGGGCTCCTCGGTGAGCTTCGTGGCCCCCCTCTCACCCGCAAGCGCCCGCGCCTTCTGGCAAAAATTACTTCCTCCGATCCGACAGGAGCAGATCCTGCTTCTCGGTGCCCGCCGGGACGATCAACTGGTGGGCACCGTCCAGTTGCGCCTGGACACACCGCCCAACCAGCCCCACCGGGCCGAGGTGGCCAAGTTGCTCGTCCATCGTCAGGCCCGGCGGCTGGGCCTGGGCCGCCGCTTGATGGAGACGCTGGAAGTATTGGCCCGCAAGCACGGACGGCACCTGCTCACCCTCGATACCGAGTCCGGTAGTCCCGCCGAATTTCTCTACCGCTCCCTGGGCTATCAGGTATCCGGGATCATCCCGCGCTACGCCCTCTGCGCTGACGGCACCAGGCTGTGCGACACGACAATTTACTACAAGTGGCTGGAGTAA
- a CDS encoding GNAT family N-acetyltransferase, with protein sequence MDEALVVVFLYEVRECLPEGFEALLTDSLNDGYQFLQRLKDEWFSGANCFARPGECLRAACEEDRLIGIGGINIDPYLNDPTRGRIRHLYVHSNFRRKSVASLILRTLEKDAVCHFHTLTLRTNNPEADLFYLKLGFLRVQGHSFVTHQKVLGSLDPRVS encoded by the coding sequence GTGGATGAGGCTCTTGTGGTGGTGTTCCTTTACGAAGTTCGAGAATGCCTTCCTGAAGGTTTTGAAGCTTTGCTGACTGACAGCCTTAACGATGGCTATCAGTTTCTCCAACGGCTCAAAGATGAATGGTTCTCTGGAGCGAACTGCTTTGCGCGACCTGGCGAATGTTTAAGAGCTGCTTGCGAAGAAGATCGATTGATCGGTATCGGCGGGATCAATATCGATCCTTATTTGAATGACCCGACCAGAGGCCGTATTCGACACCTTTATGTGCATTCAAACTTCCGGCGCAAAAGTGTTGCATCGCTAATTCTTAGAACCTTAGAAAAGGATGCCGTGTGCCATTTCCATACGCTGACTTTGCGCACGAACAATCCAGAAGCCGACCTGTTTTATCTGAAACTGGGTTTTCTCAGGGTTCAAGGCCATTCTTTTGTTACGCACCAAAAGGTTCTGGGGTCACTCGATCCCCGTGTTTCCTAA
- a CDS encoding ferrochelatase, translating to MDNHERVAVLLVGYGEVEQYRDFASYNELALRLLAAKFLKIPEFGFRLLARTLARKDTKEWAGRDNFRSPHNAFFEAQRAGIEAQLHSRFGERVRVFKTFNFCEGDLPDQVLARIRAQGFRRLLVYPLLVVDSIFTSGLALQQINEALAAEERWVDHLRYLPSFYDKADYHTRLAGHIESHLARLSARHQPSRIGVVLINHGCPCEANGFTTGIEESQFLYERVRERLICRYPLVSIGWLNHETPGRWTIPDVAQAARNLLAIGAGTLVFCPIGFVTENHETILDVEAIMQRFEQKAIPCTRLDCLNDDPAFLEAAAGWVAPLVEELLTERSIPAVASRG from the coding sequence TTGGACAATCACGAGCGGGTGGCTGTTTTGCTGGTCGGCTACGGTGAGGTCGAGCAGTACCGCGATTTTGCCTCCTACAACGAGCTGGCGCTCCGGCTGTTGGCGGCCAAGTTTCTCAAAATTCCCGAATTCGGTTTTCGCCTGCTCGCCAGAACCCTGGCGCGCAAGGACACAAAGGAGTGGGCTGGACGCGATAACTTTCGTTCGCCCCACAACGCCTTCTTTGAAGCCCAGCGCGCCGGAATCGAAGCGCAGTTGCACAGCCGCTTCGGTGAACGGGTGAGGGTCTTCAAGACGTTCAACTTCTGCGAGGGCGATCTGCCCGATCAGGTGCTTGCCCGCATCCGCGCCCAGGGTTTTCGGCGTCTACTCGTCTATCCGCTTCTGGTCGTCGATTCAATCTTTACGAGCGGCCTGGCGCTGCAACAAATAAACGAAGCCCTCGCCGCCGAGGAGCGCTGGGTGGATCACCTGCGCTATTTGCCCTCGTTTTATGACAAGGCGGATTACCACACTCGCCTCGCAGGCCACATCGAGAGCCATCTCGCCCGGCTCAGCGCCCGGCACCAGCCCTCGCGCATCGGCGTGGTGCTCATCAACCACGGCTGCCCGTGCGAAGCCAACGGTTTTACCACCGGTATCGAGGAGAGTCAGTTTCTCTACGAGCGGGTGCGCGAACGACTGATCTGCCGCTATCCGCTCGTGTCGATCGGCTGGCTCAACCACGAGACACCGGGCCGCTGGACGATCCCCGACGTGGCCCAGGCGGCGCGCAACCTGCTTGCGATCGGAGCCGGCACTCTGGTCTTCTGCCCGATCGGCTTTGTCACAGAGAATCACGAGACGATCCTCGATGTCGAGGCGATCATGCAGCGCTTCGAGCAAAAAGCTATCCCCTGCACGCGCCTGGACTGCCTCAACGACGACCCGGCTTTTTTAGAGGCCGCCGCCGGTTGGGTAGCGCCACTGGTCGAAGAACTGCTCACAGAGCGAAGCATCCCCGCCGTCGCGAGCCGGGGGTGA
- a CDS encoding PRC-barrel domain-containing protein, whose product MKAPITASLIAALMLSGPVLAQSNTAPVAGGELIGVQTSAEVLLATGYRASKLLGATVVNTKGDKVGKVEDFLVSPKEKVTVAILDVGGFLGIGAHRVAIAADRLEVAPKGEKVVLPGATKDALKALPEFKWAR is encoded by the coding sequence ATGAAAGCGCCAATAACTGCAAGCTTGATTGCTGCGCTGATGCTGAGCGGCCCTGTTCTGGCTCAAAGCAACACTGCACCGGTGGCGGGCGGAGAGTTGATCGGTGTCCAGACGAGCGCTGAAGTGCTGCTGGCGACAGGCTACCGGGCCTCGAAGCTGCTCGGTGCCACCGTCGTCAACACCAAGGGCGATAAAGTCGGCAAGGTAGAGGACTTTCTTGTCAGCCCCAAAGAAAAGGTGACCGTGGCCATTCTCGATGTCGGCGGTTTTTTGGGTATCGGCGCTCACCGGGTCGCGATCGCTGCCGATCGATTAGAAGTGGCACCTAAGGGCGAGAAGGTGGTTCTGCCTGGAGCGACCAAGGATGCCCTCAAGGCGCTGCCTGAATTCAAATGGGCCAGATAG
- a CDS encoding class I SAM-dependent methyltransferase yields the protein MDEAKLHAFMGRLVADMGGAAMMANVILGEELGLYRAMADGLALTPEQLAGATGCNARLVREWLSANAAAGYLEHEEGRFRLPPEQALALAIEDSPVYVAGGAVVLAALYLDKDKIVAAMRGDGGLAWGEHHPCMFKGTERFFRPGYRSHLVAEWLPSLEGVVPKLEAGAVVADIGCGHGASTVLMAQSYPATHFFGFDYHGPSIATAKQRAADGGVAERVSFEQATAKDYADQSYDLICFFDCLHDLGDPLGAAQHAHRTLKPDGTVLLVEPFAGDQLEENTNPVGRMYYAVSTFVCTPNSLSQEVGLALGAQAGEARLRDIFAQAGFSHFRRAASTPFNLVFEARK from the coding sequence ATGGATGAGGCCAAACTGCACGCATTTATGGGCCGGCTGGTTGCCGATATGGGCGGTGCAGCGATGATGGCAAACGTTATTCTCGGCGAAGAACTGGGATTGTACCGCGCTATGGCCGACGGCCTTGCGCTGACCCCTGAGCAACTTGCGGGTGCGACCGGCTGCAACGCCCGGTTGGTGCGGGAGTGGCTGAGCGCCAACGCGGCGGCGGGTTATCTGGAGCACGAGGAGGGACGTTTTCGTTTGCCGCCGGAGCAGGCACTGGCGCTCGCGATCGAGGATTCGCCGGTCTACGTGGCGGGCGGAGCGGTGGTGCTCGCGGCCCTGTATCTCGACAAGGACAAGATCGTCGCTGCGATGCGCGGCGACGGCGGCCTTGCCTGGGGAGAGCACCACCCCTGTATGTTCAAGGGCACCGAGCGCTTCTTCCGGCCCGGCTACCGCTCCCATCTGGTGGCCGAATGGCTGCCCAGCCTCGAAGGTGTGGTTCCCAAGCTGGAAGCTGGCGCTGTAGTGGCGGATATAGGCTGCGGACACGGGGCATCGACGGTGCTGATGGCGCAGTCCTACCCGGCAACCCACTTTTTTGGCTTCGACTACCACGGCCCTTCTATTGCCACAGCGAAGCAACGGGCCGCCGACGGTGGGGTGGCCGAGCGGGTATCCTTCGAGCAGGCGACAGCCAAGGACTACGCCGATCAAAGCTACGATCTGATCTGCTTTTTTGACTGTCTGCACGATCTGGGCGATCCTCTGGGGGCAGCTCAGCACGCGCACCGGACTTTGAAGCCGGATGGAACGGTTCTGCTGGTGGAACCTTTCGCGGGCGACCAGCTTGAGGAGAACACCAACCCGGTTGGTCGGATGTACTACGCGGTTTCAACGTTCGTCTGCACCCCCAACTCGCTATCTCAGGAAGTCGGCCTCGCCCTGGGTGCCCAGGCCGGAGAGGCCCGGCTGCGGGACATTTTTGCGCAGGCCGGTTTCAGCCATTTTCGTCGGGCAGCCTCCACGCCCTTCAACCTCGTCTTTGAGGCGCGCAAATAA